The Betta splendens chromosome 2, fBetSpl5.4, whole genome shotgun sequence nucleotide sequence tttcatcctggatagtggctctcacgctcactagtcctcggcctccttccttgcggctagcgtacagtctcagggtgctggatttggggtggaaccctccatgcatggtgaggagctttcgtgtcttaacatctgtggtctgtatctcttcctttggccaccttattattcccgcagggtatctgatcactggcagagcgtagctgtttattgcccgggatttgttcttgccattgagctggcttcttaggacttgccttactcgttggaggtatttggctgttgccgcattccttgttgtctgttcaaggttgccgtttgcctgtggtattccaaggtacttgtaattgtcctcaatgtctgctattgttccttctgggagtgagaccccttctgtgtggattatcttgcctctctttgtcaccatcctcccacatttctcgagtccgaatgacatcccgatgtccgagctgtagatcctggtggtgtggatcagcgagtcgatgtctagctcactcttggcgtacagcttgatgtcatccatgtagaggaggtgacttatggtggccccgttccggagtcggtatccatagccagtcttgtttattatttggctgagggggttcagacctatgcagaacagcagtggggacagtgcatctccttggtatatgccacatttgatggatacttgggcaagtggcttcccattggcttcaagggtggttctccacaacctcatcgagtttgcaatgaaggcccttagagttctgttgatgttgtacagctccaagcattcagtgatccatgtgtgtggcattgagtcataggctttcttgtagtcgatccaggctgtgcacaggttggtgtgtcgcattctgcagtcttggacgactgttctgtctaccaggagttggtgtttggctcctctggtgtccttaccaatgcccttctgtgcttcgctcatgtattgactcatgtgcccacttatcttagctgcgatgatgcctgacatgagcttccatgttgtggagagacaggttattggccggtagttggatggaactgcaccctttgagggatccttcattatcaggatcgttcgcccttcggttagccattcagggtgagtcccatcccttagcagctggttcatttgtgctgccaggcgctcatggattgcagtgagcttctttagccagtaggtgtggatcatgtcagggccaggtgctgtccagtttttcatacctgagactctatgttggatgtctgccactgtgatagttactggattctgttcagggaggttgctgtggtcttccctcagatccaccagccactgtgcatcactgttgtgtgatgcctccctttcccatatacccttccagtactgttcagtttccagccttggtgggtctgctctgctgttattaccctgccattgagagtacactttcgcaggttgtgttgcgaacagccggtttattcgtctggcttcgttatctctggtgtatctcttttcgagtgcttcaggtatggtcatctggctgtacctcttaggcattggtcttttcattgcacctctctgggcctctgtcatttggctcacttccctccgagctgccttgatttttgccttcaaccttcgtttccatggtgggtattgtttctcatggctcccatggttgctcttatagccaagcacctctaggatcactgatgctgaagcgtatatcagctcattggtttctgtgattgttgtggtagggatcgctctcaatgctgcattcacatcttccatgagactttctgatggtacttcacttagccgttgtagtggggttcggggttgcctgttcagtctcgccatgatcttatctttcaggtcagtcgctgcctcgctcagcgtatctgtgcttattggggcttcgtacccaatttccggttggggagatggtgaaacctcccctctgacctggcgtcctggctcctgGCTCCTGGCTcgcccccttgccgtagcatttgtgttgtatctcgtcaatctcaagttgtgatagcagttgccgtttgtggatgttggaacactgagctactagttgctttgccgtcagccttgaatgtgggtttctccgttcccattcaccacacattctttgccaacacctgacgcagaccttgttagactgggcgacgtctgagccggtatctcatgtggttcattgtctcatgatatgaggtaggcggtagcttgaaggacCCAcacaaggacccacactggatgcctattcgccctgacggggattcgaaccgggaacccccccgcatgcaagtcctgtgactttaccgattgagctatccagcgagctaaCTCTCCCTTTtttggtggtggataaagagcagaggaaagccgtagtggtggatgtggcaatatcaagcgatggcaacatcaggaaaaagggacatgagaaactagagaaataccaagggctcagagaagaactggagaaggcttggaaggtgaaggccacagtggtgcctgtggtgatcggagcactaggggctgtgacaggagtggctacgacagatccctggaaaaacatccgaaatctcagtccagaaaagtgcagtcctaggaacagcaaggatactgcgcagaaccctcaagctccctggcctctggtagaggacccgagcttggaaaagtggatgagaccacccgcggagggtgagaatagagtgtgtgtgtgtgtgtatatatatattgtctgtcactgtcactaATTCCCTTGCCTCAAGGCACATGGAATTGAGCTCCCTACTGCCACCTACTGATGTGGGGAAGTATTACATGATTACTTTGACAGGCGCCAAAATATCTTTTTAGGTGACACTGAATAATTTCCCATGACAAATTTGAAGATCTCACACTTATGTAGGCAGTTCACTAGAAAACACTGGTCTAAAGCTCATTGTGAATGAACTGTGCTACAGTAGACTGTATATGCAAACATTTGTGTGTCATgtcagcaggtggcagcagccCTGAGCCCTGGTTCAGCTCATCTTCTGATTCTGTGGTTTTATACacaaaatattataaaatgttCTTATTTGTATAGAGATGAACATGTTTGGACTATTTTTGTGGGATTATTTTGACAGAAACATTTTTAGTGTCTATCAGTGGAATCCCTCTATTTCAGTGTTGTACTGCTGTGTTTgacgttgtttgtgtttatgtcatAATAAGTGCCTTGTTTAGATTCTGGAAATTTTCCAGTTGTTCCacagactttgtgtttgttctcagTCTTGTCATCGCCATCATGAGTCAACAGCGTCACACTCTCCACCCTttggtttattattttttcatcaTTGAACACAAACTACTGACAAatcctccatccatccaaccaTTTTCTACAGTTTAGTCCCATGCGGGTCgtggggggtgctggagcccagtTATCTACACCCTGGAAAGTTCTGCTGACAAATCAAATTGTGATGATTTGATTTACAAAGCCCTGAAGAAGTAAAACTAAACTAATCAACAAACCAAAGCCACAAGCCACGCAGCCTCTTGGTCCACTGTTATCAGAAAGCTGATCAGTATTCACAGCATTTGGCATTTATTCTTTCTGTTATGAACATACCTCATGCAGTAGCAAACAAGACAGGGCCGGTTGATTGAAACAATCAACCTTAAAACATGTTGACTGTTTTGAGCCATtttttggctgcagctgcagatgaaacGTGTCTGATTAGGTACTGGTGCACTGGTCTGTGCATCTTTGTGTGTTACAGAGTCAACGATGACTTTTGGTTAGTTTTCAGAAACTATTTCTGAACACAACTGATAAGACGCTATTTCTCAACACCTCCTCTGAATTTAGCTGCTGAGCGTTTACCTCTTGGGTAACGTTCCACAACATTTAGCTGTGTCACCTGGAGATGCTAAAGCCTCCAGATGTGGGTGTGAAtgctctgtctctgtgatgGATGGTGAGCCGTTCAGCGTCGACCCCTAACAGGGAAATGATTTATCCGGATCAAACAGGATCATCCCCAGCGTCAGGTGATTCAACCACTTGTtgctttaattacagtttttaaTCACTCATTTTTCAAAGATTTGTAACTCCTGCAaacggctgaaaaaaatcaggacgctagtctcgtttcaaccaccaggtggcgcagcgttgattagaagcctccaaagcactacagcgtaactgaggtcccaCTGTTCATTTCTGTAACACatatatattacaccagacctattttactattatgtttttactattaagtatctgttgtgtgctcaaacgtggggagtgtgaagggcaacaacttgtcgATGgattagttattttctgttcactgcaaagttataattgttctgtgtgatttaaaacaggcagcgccacagcagcaaaacgttcttgttttcattcttctcAGCTTTTCTGTGTCTTTAAACAGCAGGCGtttcttaagaatatgtacacacccaccgctctgcTCTCaccattgttttattgtttgtcttattatagtgtactgtatgttctgagTAAGTTATAGTTAGGGTATATGTTTTCATAAGTACAAACTCACAAACCCATGTTTCAATGCTTAAAGATTTTAATTTCGCTTCAGACAGAATAGCAGAAAATAATGAGGCTGTTCTAGTTGAAACCACCAGGAACAAACCAGCTCCTACGTTTATGTCCTGTTCATGAAACAGGATGAACtgaaagatgaaaaacacagaaaaaactGCATCAGTCGTGGGCTGCTCTTCAAAGCTCGTCCTCGTTTCAGCCGAGGAACTTTGACTCCTTGGCGCAGACAGATGGACGCTGGCCTTCACACTGCACACTATCCCAGCATCTGAtttctgtaaatagtaaaacagaaaactttATAATGAGTCTTTAATCACTTAATGAGACATAACTGCTCtgctttttatcattttatcagTTTATCATTTGCTCTTTATTGTCTCATGATTTACCTGAGTAATTCATTTGCGCACAGCGCTGTATCTCAGGAAAGTCTGGTTGTCCCCTGCAccagaaggtgaaggtgaagctggTTCCATCACTCCAGAACCAAGGAGTGTCCTACAAGAGAAAGGCACAATAGAAATCCTCAGAAAGAACTAACATGAAGATAGAttcatttatttgaatttatttgtttatttaaacctTTATTATTTGAGCAGTTTGTTTGTTAAGCTCTAAGTCACTAACAATCATGATTTGATTTGATACCTTTTCAAGGGTGGAGGCTCCGATCCATGTTGCTGGGTAGCTGTTAGTTTGAGTATGTATCAGGTGCTGAACCCAAAGATACTCCTCCTTGTTTCTCAGAGACGCCAGATGTCCACCCATGGACCGACAGTTTTTCTGTGGTGGAGGCAAAGAAGCACATGTTGGGAAAATAAAACACTCATAATGATGTGACAAAGATGCTTTCTGACAAAGAAGTTCTCTGACTGAGAGTCACTCACCTCAGCGTCGGCCCAAGTCAAACGATGTGGTACAAAGTGGAAACATCGGCCACCGTACTTACTCCAGCCACTAGAACACCACCAAAGAAAGCTGTTCTCCAGCTGAGACACATCTGCACAGTAAAATATTACCAGGGTTTTACAATAATTACCAGTGATATTTTCcaataaattataatattgtCTACAGAATTTAATGGTGGTAATCGGTGTCAACACCCAGACACATGAATGGGAAGagcggcctccctgatctgaacccgagtgGTCTTATGTTATTGGACGTCTGTGCACAGTTTGGTCGTAACGAACATCATGTTCAACATAATGGCTGGAGGTCAATGATAGACTTCGTGGTCGTGTCATCAGatcttcggccatatgttttggacactcgggtgaagacaGGGGCTCATGCAAATAGTAgccagtatttattttaaatttacacaAATACTTACCGGTGGggaataaattattttaattctcTGAAGCTGTTGTTCAGACAAAGCATGAGCTGCTACAGAATGGATGTTCTCACCTTTATCAGGTTGTtgcacttgtttgtttgtgcctttttCTGCAAGATTAGAATGAATCCAAGAGTTTAGTTCCATCACaatgatgcattt carries:
- the LOC114849478 gene encoding type-2 ice-structuring protein-like, with translation MKLLMLCALLCVLALTRAAEKGTNKQVQQPDKDVSQLENSFLWWCSSGWSKYGGRCFHFVPHRLTWADAEKNCRSMGGHLASLRNKEEYLWVQHLIHTQTNSYPATWIGASTLEKDTPWFWSDGTSFTFTFWCRGQPDFPEIQRCAQMNYSEIRCWDSVQCEGQRPSVCAKESKFLG